In the Deltaproteobacteria bacterium genome, one interval contains:
- a CDS encoding tetratricopeptide repeat protein, producing the protein MSFRAKRRIFHFIFFFLFCCVQPAWPQTANPYLQQAQSFNQAGKYDKAIDILFQALKNQPMNAAIHAELGKAYYSRELYQVAQESLLKSLSINANQWEAHFYLARTYAKRKMLELAASEYEQATSQNKQSAEAHFEAGRVYVQIGDLGKAKKHYSALEKMQSPRAPELMGLIDPSSIVVQ; encoded by the coding sequence ATGTCATTCAGAGCGAAGCGAAGAATCTTCCATTTTATCTTCTTCTTTCTGTTCTGTTGTGTTCAGCCGGCCTGGCCCCAAACGGCCAACCCCTACCTTCAACAAGCTCAAAGCTTTAATCAGGCCGGCAAATACGACAAGGCGATTGATATTCTTTTTCAGGCGCTTAAAAACCAACCGATGAATGCGGCCATTCATGCTGAATTGGGCAAAGCTTATTATAGCCGCGAACTTTATCAAGTAGCTCAAGAGTCGTTACTAAAAAGTTTATCGATCAATGCTAATCAGTGGGAGGCCCATTTTTATTTAGCGCGAACCTATGCCAAACGCAAAATGCTTGAGTTGGCCGCCAGTGAATATGAACAGGCAACGAGCCAAAATAAACAATCCGCAGAGGCCCATTTTGAAGCCGGCCGGGTGTATGTGCAAATAGGCGATTTGGGCAAGGCCAAAAAACATTATTCAGCCTTAGAAAAAATGCAATCCCCCCGCGCCCCAGAGTTAATGGGCCTCATCGACCCTTCTAGTATTGTTGTGCAATAG
- the proB gene encoding glutamate 5-kinase yields the protein MRNILKNRKRIVIKIGSSLLTDAQGKIKSAHFKRIVKQVAALVEKKYQIVLVSSGAIAAGLDLLGLKKVPVQIHQKQAIAAAGQITMMREYEKAFAKHQIKVAQILLDRDDLADRYRFLNARHTITQLLKYQLIPIINENDTVSVEEIKFGDNDNLSALVTNLVEADLLVILTDIDGLYTSDPRVDAKASRISVLEELSETAFSYASGTLRVGSTGGMQTKLEAAVKACHFGVPTVIASGNDPEVLHKILLKEDVGTLILPKAGADRVAARKHWIAYMGSVAGTLVVDEGAKLVLLKQGKSLLPSGIKAITGNFQIGDCVEITVAGEGPFARGLTSYSSEEVAKLKGCKTSEIQNCLGYKYSDEIIHRDDLVLL from the coding sequence ATGCGTAACATCTTAAAAAATCGTAAACGAATCGTTATAAAAATAGGCAGTTCTTTGCTAACCGACGCTCAGGGTAAAATCAAGAGTGCTCATTTTAAGCGCATTGTCAAACAAGTGGCAGCGCTAGTCGAAAAAAAATATCAAATCGTATTAGTTTCTTCAGGGGCCATTGCGGCCGGGCTCGATTTGCTGGGGCTCAAAAAAGTGCCGGTGCAAATTCATCAAAAGCAGGCCATTGCGGCTGCGGGCCAAATCACCATGATGCGAGAATATGAAAAGGCCTTTGCTAAGCATCAAATAAAAGTAGCCCAAATTTTGCTAGATCGGGATGACTTAGCCGATCGCTATCGTTTTTTGAATGCACGCCACACGATTACCCAATTATTAAAGTATCAGCTTATCCCCATCATCAACGAAAACGACACGGTTTCGGTAGAAGAAATAAAATTTGGTGACAACGATAATTTGTCGGCCTTGGTGACCAATTTAGTCGAAGCGGATTTGTTGGTTATTTTAACCGATATCGACGGGCTTTATACTTCCGATCCACGGGTAGATGCAAAGGCCAGCCGAATTTCTGTTTTAGAAGAATTGAGTGAAACCGCTTTTAGTTATGCCAGTGGCACTTTAAGGGTTGGTTCTACGGGGGGCATGCAAACCAAATTAGAAGCCGCGGTGAAGGCCTGTCACTTTGGCGTTCCTACCGTGATTGCAAGTGGCAACGATCCAGAAGTGCTCCATAAAATTTTATTAAAAGAAGATGTGGGTACTTTAATATTACCCAAGGCAGGGGCCGATCGTGTGGCGGCTCGCAAACATTGGATTGCTTACATGGGATCTGTAGCGGGAACTCTGGTTGTTGATGAAGGAGCCAAGCTTGTTTTATTAAAACAGGGCAAGTCGTTATTGCCATCGGGCATTAAGGCCATTACGGGGAATTTTCAAATTGGTGATTGTGTCGAAATTACAGTGGCGGGCGAGGGCCCCTTTGCCCGCGGTTTAACCAGCTATTCGTCGGAAGAAGTGGCCAAGCTCAAAGGTTGCAAAACCAGTGAAATTCAAAATTGTTTGGGGTATAAATATTCCGATGAAATAATTCATCGCGATGACTTGGTATTGCTATAG
- the obgE gene encoding GTPase ObgE: MKFIDEAKIHVVAGDGGNGCVAFRREKYVPRGGPNGGDGGDGGSVFIVGDENKNTLMDFHYTAVFKAGRGEHGKGSDMHGKSGRDLEIKVPVGTLVYDVETQLLLADIHQHQLKITAAVGGRGGRGNMHFATSTNRAPRRCEEGVKGEERHLKLELKLLADVGLVGRPNAGKSTFLAAVTAARPKIADYPFTTLVPQLGVARVGQKHSFTIADIPGLLEGASHGVGMGIQFLKHIERTKIFLHLIDINDPENPQPWESFQKIQHELYEFSEKFKERVCWVVLTKIDAVQDAKKLKKTYSLFSRKGFKVFKISAVTGEGCKELVKELARCLRHQMDAGSSPA; the protein is encoded by the coding sequence ATGAAATTCATAGATGAAGCCAAAATTCACGTAGTCGCAGGCGACGGCGGCAACGGTTGTGTGGCGTTTCGTCGCGAAAAATATGTGCCGCGGGGTGGCCCCAATGGGGGCGACGGTGGTGATGGTGGTAGTGTATTTATCGTAGGTGATGAAAATAAAAATACCCTCATGGATTTTCATTACACGGCTGTTTTTAAAGCCGGGCGTGGTGAGCATGGTAAGGGTAGCGACATGCACGGCAAATCAGGTCGTGATTTAGAAATTAAAGTTCCGGTGGGGACCTTGGTGTATGATGTCGAAACGCAGCTCTTATTAGCCGACATTCATCAACATCAATTGAAAATAACCGCAGCCGTTGGTGGTCGTGGTGGTCGAGGCAACATGCATTTTGCCACCTCCACCAATCGAGCCCCGCGCCGTTGTGAAGAAGGTGTTAAAGGTGAAGAGCGGCATCTCAAATTAGAACTTAAGCTATTGGCCGATGTGGGTTTGGTGGGCAGGCCCAATGCCGGCAAATCAACATTTTTAGCGGCAGTCACGGCCGCTCGCCCCAAGATTGCCGATTATCCTTTTACCACCTTGGTGCCACAATTAGGGGTGGCTCGCGTGGGCCAAAAACATAGCTTTACGATTGCCGATATCCCGGGGTTGTTAGAAGGGGCCAGTCATGGGGTGGGCATGGGCATTCAATTTTTAAAACATATTGAACGCACTAAAATTTTTCTTCATTTGATCGATATCAACGATCCAGAAAATCCTCAACCCTGGGAATCTTTTCAAAAAATCCAGCACGAGCTTTATGAGTTTAGTGAAAAGTTTAAAGAAAGAGTTTGTTGGGTGGTGTTGACCAAAATTGATGCCGTGCAAGATGCCAAAAAACTTAAAAAAACCTATTCGCTTTTTTCTAGAAAAGGATTTAAGGTTTTTAAAATTAGCGCCGTTACGGGTGAGGGGTGCAAGGAGTTGGTGAAGGAGTTGGCAAGGTGTCTACGTCATCAGATGGATGCCGGGTCAAGCCCGGCATGA
- the rpmA gene encoding 50S ribosomal protein L27 has protein sequence MAHKKAGGSSRNGRDSNGQRRGVKRYGGEHVVPGNIIIRQVGSKIHAGKNVGLGRDWTIYSLIDGIVKFEHLDQKRKRVSVYPI, from the coding sequence ATGGCGCATAAAAAAGCAGGTGGTTCTTCTCGCAACGGTCGTGATTCCAATGGGCAACGGCGAGGCGTTAAACGTTATGGTGGCGAGCATGTGGTGCCAGGTAATATTATTATTCGCCAGGTGGGCAGCAAAATTCACGCTGGTAAAAATGTGGGCCTAGGGCGCGATTGGACCATCTATTCGCTCATCGATGGCATTGTAAAATTTGAGCACCTCGATCAAAAACGTAAACGCGTGAGCGTCTATCCTATTTAA